One window of Nicotiana tomentosiformis chromosome 11, ASM39032v3, whole genome shotgun sequence genomic DNA carries:
- the LOC138902075 gene encoding uncharacterized protein encodes MALSDEDAEGIVQPHNDAVIISVLINKSRIKHVLIDPSISANIVRSRVVEQLGLQDQIVAAVWVLNGFNMACETTKGEITLPMNTAGTIQETQFYVVEGDIRYNALFGRPWVHNMMAVPSTLHQVLKLPTPGGIKMVYGEQSVAKEMFVVNEVLPVPVVPTLRNTKPIKKPKSNSNHRCRSQSDRRNEELTRKMITEFRDPS; translated from the coding sequence atggcactcagtgatgaggatgcagagggcatcgtacaacctcataatgatgcagtGATAATTTcagtacttatcaataaatctcgaattaaacatgtgttgattgatccaagtATCTCGGCTAACATCgtcagatcaagggtcgtagagcagttggGGTTACAAGATCAAATAGTGGCAGCAGTCTGGGTGTTGAACGGgtttaacatggcatgtgaaaccactaaaggggagataactcTACCCATGAACACCgctgggaccatccaggaaacacaGTTCTATGTGGTCGAAGGGGACATTAGATATAACGCTCTATTCGGGAGaccatgggttcacaacatgatGGCAGTACCTTCGACCTTACACCAGGTGTTAAAATTGCCTACTCCGGGAGGAATCAAGATGGTATACGGAGAACAGTCAGTTGCAAAGGAGATGTTCGTAGTCAATGAAGTACTCCCGGTGCCCGTCGTCCCGACATTAAGGAACACAAAACCGATCAAAAAGCCGAAGTCAAATAGCAACCACCGATGCCGGTCCCAGTCGGACCGGAGGAATGAGGAGCTGACAAGGAAGATGATTACGGAATTTCGAGATCCTTCATAG